From Deferrisoma camini S3R1, the proteins below share one genomic window:
- a CDS encoding efflux RND transporter periplasmic adaptor subunit, translating to MKSKRARVAAAPAPTLRPTPVRVARAAIGTLEDRRAFLGRVLPWQAAELSAQIGARVLEVKVREGDRVRKGQVLVVLDDDELRNAVAEVEAQIRQAEAQAEAQAATAASLERTAAYWQREVERDTALAREGAIAQAAADATADRLNEALGRLEAARKALAAAQGQVEALRRRLGEVSARLAYTRIRSPFPGVVARRLCDPGDLGVPGRPLVRVEDTSRWRVAFDVPQGDLGRVGRGSTVRIGDLDLTLRVDRVYPSLNPDRTCTMEAYAPGEAPLASGTFHPLEVVLQRFENAVLVPEASLVRTPDGKTAVFTVAGGRTRPVPVTPRIVREGLAAVEGVEPGTEVVVSTYLGWNRLAAGELVEAVR from the coding sequence GTGAAGAGCAAAAGGGCCCGGGTGGCGGCTGCCCCGGCCCCGACCCTGCGCCCCACTCCCGTTCGGGTGGCCCGGGCCGCCATCGGCACCCTCGAGGACCGACGTGCGTTTCTCGGCCGGGTGCTCCCCTGGCAGGCCGCCGAGCTGTCGGCCCAGATCGGCGCGAGGGTTCTGGAGGTGAAGGTCCGCGAAGGGGACCGGGTCCGGAAGGGGCAGGTTCTCGTGGTCCTGGACGACGACGAACTCCGCAACGCGGTGGCCGAGGTGGAGGCCCAGATCCGGCAGGCCGAGGCCCAGGCCGAGGCCCAGGCCGCCACCGCGGCCTCGCTCGAGAGGACCGCCGCCTACTGGCAGCGGGAGGTGGAGCGGGACACGGCCCTGGCTCGGGAAGGGGCGATCGCGCAGGCCGCGGCCGACGCCACGGCCGACCGGCTGAACGAGGCCTTGGGACGGCTCGAAGCCGCGCGAAAGGCCCTGGCCGCGGCCCAGGGGCAGGTCGAGGCGCTGCGCCGGCGCCTCGGGGAGGTGAGCGCCCGGCTCGCCTACACCCGGATCCGAAGCCCGTTCCCGGGCGTGGTCGCCCGGAGGCTGTGCGACCCCGGCGACCTGGGGGTTCCCGGCCGCCCCCTGGTGAGGGTCGAGGACACGTCCCGGTGGCGGGTGGCGTTCGACGTGCCCCAGGGAGACCTGGGCCGGGTCGGCCGGGGCTCAACCGTGCGGATCGGGGATCTCGACCTGACGCTCCGGGTCGACCGCGTCTACCCGTCCCTCAACCCCGACCGCACGTGCACGATGGAGGCTTACGCGCCCGGCGAGGCCCCCCTGGCCTCGGGCACGTTCCATCCCCTGGAGGTCGTGCTCCAGCGGTTCGAGAACGCCGTGCTCGTGCCCGAGGCCTCCCTCGTGCGCACGCCCGACGGGAAAACCGCGGTGTTCACCGTGGCCGGGGGGAGGACCCGACCGGTCCCCGTGACGCCCCGGATCGTCCGCGAGGGGCTCGCAGCGGTCGAAGGCGTCGAGCCGGGCACCGAGGTCGTGGTGAGCACCTACCTCGGGTGGAACCGCCTGGCCGCCGGGGAGCTCGTGGAGGCGGTGCGATGA
- a CDS encoding OmpA family protein has protein sequence MRRRWTFWIPTLLVLVTAYGCGAVRPLTKADADRARAIQARIEEARQMGAEECAPRELAEAEARVEYARHEAREFHDRAKVDALFESARNAADELLGKTRRCVAARKPPPPPPDSDRDGVPDAQDRCPGTPRNVTVDARGCPPDTDGDGVADYLDRCPGTPRNVAVDAKGCPTDSDGDGVADYQDQCPGTLPNVPVDARGCPPDSDADGVADHEDRCPGTPRGAPVDRAGCLKDSDGDGLADWDETQKYATNPNDPDSDDDGLRDGDEVRRYQTDPNDPDTDGDGLTDGSEVTEHRTDPKRADTDGGSVPDGVEVRVAGTNPLDPADDVKEVKTVELNIQFDFDSAEIRRADHAQLEEVARFLKENPGLTLTVQGHTDNVGAPEYNRRLSLRRAQAVVRFLNERYGIPLDRMEAEGYGATRPIASNETEEGRAKNRRVYAVLKAE, from the coding sequence ATGAGACGCCGCTGGACCTTCTGGATTCCTACCCTTCTGGTCCTCGTGACGGCATACGGGTGCGGGGCGGTTCGCCCTTTGACCAAGGCGGACGCGGACCGGGCTCGAGCCATCCAGGCCCGGATCGAGGAGGCCCGCCAGATGGGGGCCGAGGAGTGCGCTCCTCGGGAACTGGCCGAAGCCGAGGCACGGGTCGAGTACGCGCGGCACGAGGCCCGCGAGTTCCACGATCGGGCCAAGGTGGACGCGTTGTTCGAGTCGGCCCGGAACGCGGCTGACGAGCTTCTGGGCAAGACACGCCGGTGCGTGGCAGCCCGCAAACCTCCGCCGCCCCCGCCCGATAGCGACCGGGACGGAGTGCCCGATGCCCAAGACCGCTGCCCGGGCACACCCCGGAACGTGACCGTGGACGCCCGGGGGTGTCCACCTGACACGGACGGGGACGGCGTGGCCGATTACCTGGACCGATGCCCCGGTACTCCCCGCAACGTGGCCGTGGACGCCAAAGGGTGCCCCACCGACTCCGACGGCGACGGCGTGGCCGATTATCAGGATCAGTGCCCCGGCACGCTCCCAAATGTGCCGGTGGATGCCCGTGGGTGCCCGCCCGACTCCGACGCAGACGGGGTGGCCGACCACGAGGACCGTTGCCCCGGCACACCCCGAGGCGCGCCCGTGGACCGTGCGGGTTGTCTCAAGGACTCGGACGGCGACGGCCTGGCGGACTGGGACGAGACCCAGAAGTACGCCACCAACCCCAACGATCCGGACTCGGACGACGACGGGCTCCGGGACGGCGACGAGGTGCGACGCTACCAAACCGATCCCAACGACCCGGACACCGACGGGGACGGCCTCACCGATGGCAGCGAGGTGACCGAGCACCGCACCGACCCCAAGAGGGCCGACACGGACGGGGGCTCGGTGCCAGACGGCGTGGAGGTGAGGGTGGCCGGCACGAATCCCCTGGACCCGGCCGACGACGTGAAGGAGGTCAAGACCGTCGAGCTCAACATCCAGTTCGACTTCGACTCGGCAGAGATCCGCCGGGCCGATCACGCCCAACTGGAGGAGGTCGCCCGGTTCCTGAAGGAGAACCCGGGGTTGACGCTCACGGTCCAGGGACACACCGACAACGTGGGGGCACCCGAGTACAATCGGCGGCTGTCCCTTCGCCGGGCCCAGGCCGTGGTGCGGTTCCTGAACGAGCGCTACGGGATCCCCCTGGACCGCATGGAGGCCGAGGGGTACGGTGCCACGCGGCCCATCGCATCGAACGAAACAGAGGAGGGACGGGCCAAGAACCGAAGGGTGTATGCCGTTCTCAAGGCGGAGTAA
- a CDS encoding efflux RND transporter permease subunit, with the protein MNLTRFALRTPYTVLALSLVVVALGAFAFWRTPTDLFPDTVPPQVVVVTVEPGASADDVADKITQVLEKELNTLSGLKRIVSTSRDEVSSINAEFVYEKPVGEAVVDVQNAVARVRGDLPADVREPRIYRITDANRPILTLAVRPKPGSLKTLADVRLLAENDLKDFFLGVPGVADVDVFGGHQPEVVVRVDRDALSARGLSLGQVLARLAQQNVSSPAGVVYGAKGEYLVRVSGEFPNARALEELPLASTPDGRQVRLADVARVSLDEADPRSFYHGNGKPAIALNLLRADGGNTVEAIRNAKTALPEIARRFPDLAFSVTDDQQPIIDINVHGMRTSLWQAVALTVLVIFLFLADLRAAAVVSVSIPLSFLTSLVVLWFSPHTLNMVTLSGLIIAVGMVVDASIVVLENVYRHYGAMEVPDARRAAIEGTGEVALAITAGMLTTVVVLVPVLFTKGFTGRIMAPLNLMIISTLVASLLISLTVVPIVASRLLARPHGSKNRIERLVSPVGWAVDRLTDLYVGLVRLGLRHRWLFLGLMMAFLAVTRTQVKPLLGAEEMPPMDTGIAIVEFDTEASARPEEVERTLARVERMIYETPGVEAVSAVVGSEPGAVSFGGGGATTQTARLTVHLVDRTRRSDTIWQIESRWRDALRTIPGVRTFRVSEYGATPVSTTKAPFDLILSGPDPRVLDRLADRVIARLRGTPGLVDLRRSWYLDKPETRVHVDPALARLYGTSPEDVARNLRAAVQGIPATRLRLSDYLDIPIRVRYRADQVADPAHLAEAMIPTAKGLVPLRTLATTGSSRIQPFITRENLVPTIDITAGNTGLTIGQVTAAARRRLADLKLPAGYTLTVAGTVRDMGESQAEMGRALVVGIVLLYILLLAMFRSFGHPVTIMTAIPLAVAGAMWGLLLFDKPFCKPAFMGIILLGGTIVNNAILLLDFVLEARRKGVPKDEAIVESVRLRLRPILMTAGSTVIGFTPLIFEMAVGLERMSPLGIAAGAGLLVGTVVTTVAVPVIYSVLDSLATGVRRVSARRRTAAAAAAVVALLVLPAAPRAEEPSPGPLTLEAAVAFALAHNPSLHAARARVDRRAAGVEETAAPLRPRVDLVGGLAWTQEEHVLLPGATGDVQRSDRWRADAGLFARALIWDFGETRSRVRAALARKEAGADLESRVRQEVIFRVSQAFLGVLATDEVLEAARATEKSLTALEQTTRRLVAHGKAPRIDALKVRVRLARVQSRIADLEAQRKALMAALGEAMGWQGAEIPPLAHEDPREVGAPPPVGPKPDRPDLRAAEAEARAAEAEAEAARKRLYPRVEVQASYALYGAPDPTPLTPGGADGPWEDDAVVGLRITFPWLDGGLRRSRIRQSRARAVEARAEREKLLLQARREETQARALLEGARARIEAVRTEVREAEEALRVEKLKYRAGKGVINDVLDAEAALLEARALLRQARREAEIARLQVALAGGSLGAPEPPRP; encoded by the coding sequence ATGAACCTGACTCGGTTTGCCCTTCGCACCCCCTACACCGTGCTCGCCCTGTCGCTGGTGGTCGTGGCCCTGGGGGCCTTCGCCTTCTGGCGCACGCCCACGGATCTGTTTCCGGACACCGTGCCCCCGCAGGTGGTGGTGGTCACGGTGGAGCCCGGAGCCTCGGCCGACGACGTGGCCGACAAGATCACCCAGGTTCTCGAAAAGGAGCTGAACACCCTGTCCGGCCTGAAACGCATCGTGTCCACGTCCCGGGACGAGGTCTCCTCGATCAACGCCGAGTTCGTCTACGAGAAGCCGGTGGGCGAGGCCGTGGTGGACGTGCAAAACGCCGTGGCCCGGGTGCGCGGGGACCTGCCGGCTGATGTGCGTGAGCCCCGGATCTACCGGATCACCGACGCCAACCGCCCCATCCTCACCCTGGCGGTGCGCCCGAAGCCCGGCAGCCTCAAGACCCTGGCCGACGTTCGGCTCCTGGCGGAAAACGACCTCAAGGACTTCTTCCTCGGGGTTCCGGGCGTGGCCGATGTGGACGTGTTCGGCGGGCACCAGCCCGAGGTGGTGGTCCGGGTGGACCGGGACGCCCTCTCGGCCCGGGGGCTCTCCCTGGGCCAGGTGCTGGCCCGGTTGGCGCAACAGAACGTCTCGAGCCCCGCCGGCGTGGTGTACGGGGCCAAGGGAGAGTACCTGGTCCGGGTGTCCGGGGAGTTCCCCAACGCCCGGGCCCTGGAGGAGCTCCCCCTGGCCTCCACCCCGGACGGCCGTCAGGTGCGCCTGGCCGACGTGGCCCGGGTGTCCCTCGACGAAGCCGACCCCCGCAGCTTCTACCACGGGAACGGAAAACCCGCCATCGCCCTCAACCTGCTCCGGGCGGACGGGGGGAACACCGTGGAGGCGATCCGCAACGCGAAAACGGCCCTTCCCGAGATCGCGCGGAGGTTCCCGGATCTCGCCTTCTCCGTCACGGACGACCAGCAGCCCATCATCGACATCAATGTCCACGGCATGCGCACCTCCCTGTGGCAGGCCGTGGCCCTCACCGTGCTGGTGATCTTTCTGTTCCTCGCGGATCTCCGGGCCGCCGCCGTGGTGAGCGTCTCGATCCCCCTGTCGTTCCTGACCTCCCTGGTGGTCCTGTGGTTCAGCCCCCACACGCTGAACATGGTGACCCTCTCGGGTCTCATCATCGCGGTGGGCATGGTGGTGGACGCCTCCATCGTGGTCCTCGAGAACGTGTACCGGCACTACGGGGCCATGGAGGTTCCGGACGCCCGGCGGGCCGCGATCGAGGGCACCGGGGAGGTGGCCCTGGCCATCACGGCCGGCATGCTCACCACCGTGGTGGTGCTGGTGCCCGTGTTGTTCACCAAGGGGTTCACGGGCCGCATCATGGCCCCCTTGAACCTCATGATCATCTCCACCCTGGTGGCCTCGCTCCTGATCTCGCTCACCGTGGTGCCCATTGTCGCCTCCCGGCTCCTGGCCCGGCCCCACGGGAGCAAGAACCGGATCGAGCGCCTCGTCTCGCCCGTCGGATGGGCCGTGGACCGTCTGACCGATCTGTACGTGGGGCTCGTGCGCCTGGGGCTGCGCCACCGCTGGCTCTTTCTGGGGCTCATGATGGCGTTCCTCGCGGTCACCCGGACCCAGGTCAAGCCCCTCCTGGGGGCCGAGGAGATGCCCCCCATGGACACCGGCATCGCCATCGTGGAGTTCGACACCGAGGCCTCCGCCCGCCCCGAGGAGGTCGAGCGGACCCTGGCGCGGGTGGAGCGGATGATCTACGAAACGCCCGGGGTGGAAGCCGTGTCCGCCGTGGTGGGGTCGGAGCCGGGGGCCGTGAGCTTCGGCGGCGGGGGGGCCACCACCCAGACGGCCCGGCTCACCGTCCACCTCGTGGACCGCACCCGGCGTTCCGACACGATCTGGCAGATCGAGAGCCGGTGGCGGGACGCCCTGCGGACGATCCCGGGGGTGCGCACCTTCCGGGTTTCGGAGTACGGCGCCACGCCCGTGTCCACGACCAAGGCCCCCTTCGACCTGATTCTCTCCGGCCCGGACCCCCGGGTGCTCGACCGCCTGGCCGACCGGGTGATCGCCCGGCTGCGGGGAACCCCCGGCCTGGTCGATCTGCGCCGAAGCTGGTACCTGGACAAGCCCGAGACCCGGGTGCATGTGGACCCGGCCCTGGCGCGCCTGTACGGCACCTCCCCCGAGGACGTGGCCCGCAACCTCCGGGCCGCCGTGCAAGGGATCCCGGCCACCCGGCTGCGGCTGTCGGACTACCTGGACATTCCCATCCGGGTCCGGTACCGGGCCGACCAGGTGGCCGACCCGGCCCATCTGGCCGAGGCCATGATCCCCACGGCCAAGGGCCTGGTGCCCCTGCGCACGCTGGCCACCACCGGGTCGTCCCGGATCCAGCCGTTCATCACCCGGGAGAACCTCGTGCCCACCATCGACATCACGGCGGGCAACACCGGCCTCACCATCGGCCAGGTGACCGCGGCGGCCCGGCGCCGCCTCGCGGATCTGAAGCTTCCCGCCGGCTACACGCTCACGGTGGCCGGCACCGTGCGGGACATGGGGGAGAGCCAGGCCGAGATGGGGCGGGCCCTCGTGGTCGGGATCGTGCTCCTCTACATCCTGCTCCTGGCCATGTTCCGGTCGTTCGGCCACCCGGTGACGATCATGACCGCGATCCCCCTGGCCGTGGCCGGGGCCATGTGGGGTCTCCTGCTGTTCGACAAGCCCTTCTGCAAGCCCGCATTCATGGGGATCATCCTGCTCGGGGGCACCATCGTGAACAACGCGATCCTGCTCCTGGACTTCGTGCTCGAGGCCCGCAGGAAGGGGGTCCCCAAGGACGAGGCGATCGTGGAGTCGGTGCGGCTGCGGCTGCGGCCGATCCTGATGACCGCGGGATCCACCGTCATCGGCTTCACCCCCCTCATCTTCGAGATGGCCGTGGGGCTGGAGCGCATGAGCCCCCTGGGCATCGCCGCGGGCGCGGGGCTCCTGGTGGGCACGGTGGTCACCACCGTGGCCGTGCCCGTGATCTACTCGGTGCTCGACTCCCTGGCCACGGGCGTGCGGCGGGTGTCCGCGCGTCGCCGAACGGCGGCCGCGGCCGCCGCGGTCGTGGCCTTGCTGGTCCTGCCGGCCGCGCCGCGTGCCGAAGAACCTTCCCCCGGCCCCCTGACCCTGGAGGCTGCCGTGGCCTTTGCCCTGGCCCACAACCCGAGCCTCCACGCGGCCCGGGCCCGGGTGGACCGGCGGGCGGCGGGCGTGGAGGAGACGGCCGCCCCCTTGCGTCCTCGGGTGGATCTCGTCGGGGGGCTCGCGTGGACCCAGGAGGAGCACGTCTTGCTCCCCGGAGCCACCGGAGATGTCCAGCGCTCGGACCGGTGGCGGGCAGATGCCGGCCTGTTCGCCCGGGCCCTGATCTGGGACTTCGGCGAGACCCGCTCCCGGGTGCGGGCGGCCCTGGCCCGGAAGGAGGCTGGCGCCGATCTGGAGTCACGGGTTCGGCAGGAGGTGATCTTCCGCGTGTCCCAGGCGTTCCTTGGGGTCCTCGCCACCGATGAGGTCCTGGAGGCCGCCCGGGCCACGGAGAAGAGCCTGACGGCCCTGGAGCAGACCACCCGGAGGCTCGTGGCCCACGGCAAGGCCCCCCGGATCGACGCGCTGAAGGTGCGGGTACGGCTCGCCCGGGTGCAAAGCCGCATCGCCGACCTGGAGGCCCAGCGCAAGGCCCTGATGGCCGCCCTGGGGGAGGCCATGGGGTGGCAGGGCGCGGAGATTCCCCCGCTGGCCCACGAAGATCCGCGGGAGGTGGGGGCGCCCCCACCCGTAGGGCCGAAACCGGACCGGCCCGACCTGCGTGCCGCCGAGGCCGAGGCCCGGGCTGCCGAGGCCGAAGCCGAGGCGGCCCGGAAACGGCTCTACCCCCGCGTGGAGGTCCAGGCCTCCTATGCCCTGTACGGGGCCCCGGATCCCACCCCCCTGACCCCCGGGGGCGCAGACGGTCCGTGGGAGGACGACGCGGTCGTGGGCCTTCGGATCACATTCCCCTGGCTCGACGGGGGGCTTCGCAGGAGCCGCATCCGGCAGAGCCGGGCCCGGGCCGTGGAGGCCCGCGCCGAGCGGGAGAAGTTGCTCCTCCAGGCACGGCGGGAGGAGACGCAGGCCCGGGCCCTTCTGGAAGGAGCCCGGGCCCGGATCGAGGCCGTCCGCACCGAGGTGAGGGAGGCCGAGGAGGCGCTGCGGGTCGAGAAGCTCAAGTACCGCGCGGGCAAAGGGGTGATCAACGACGTGCTGGACGCCGAGGCGGCCCTGCTCGAGGCCCGGGCCCTCCTTCGGCAGGCACGCAGAGAGGCGGAGATCGCCCGGCTCCAGGTGGCCCTGGCCGGGGGTAGCCTCGGTGCTCCGGAGCCCCCTCGGCCCTGA
- a CDS encoding DUF4398 domain-containing protein yields MGWKPYVAVAAALVLLGGCSTLNTLEQAHTTLERAKEAGAEVKAPYAFHKAQSFLEMAEHEKDEFDWRAASEWAKVALDSARQALDGAKGGSK; encoded by the coding sequence ATGGGATGGAAACCTTACGTGGCCGTTGCAGCGGCCCTGGTGCTGCTGGGCGGGTGCTCCACCCTGAACACCTTGGAGCAGGCCCACACAACCCTGGAGCGGGCTAAGGAGGCCGGAGCCGAGGTCAAGGCTCCTTACGCATTCCACAAAGCCCAGTCCTTCTTGGAGATGGCCGAGCACGAGAAGGACGAGTTCGACTGGCGGGCGGCATCCGAATGGGCAAAGGTGGCCCTGGACAGCGCTCGTCAAGCCCTGGACGGGGCGAAGGGAGGGTCGAAATGA